Proteins from a genomic interval of Brevinematales bacterium:
- a CDS encoding TraC family protein: MIKGMNVGGEGRVRISDFLNYQGYDHQEELYILKDGSLGFVLGYLPVVYLSPTKVKLLADVYNIDIVKKNDVMQAIGLSSGFIDPYLERYIDMKTTDDPVLQKITIDTVTFFQDAAREGFDKNKDNKARAYRALVCYKTGSESLINEANNDLTAYDRIIEIRERISEIYKNAGIFTYNVDEFMLSMIVREYLGGTEFRKVNIDSEGAIRGDLAEEMLDGEYWLYSAIDDNTIEMPANNVAQVFTVKTIPDEVSIDDIPLIMRDLQSGNEAIPQLPQKYMIVATTLMSNRQEKLAQIEKDLFKKDRTKGLKGVGEKISILEDQYETMRTQNVSKHDTIVTVIVYSNDKVEKSSQVGATVESRFSSYGYSLQKEKMLTFDLFYFSFPLSLPYVDKTWVYFKRSRDLFNTVISAISPYYGDWNGNTDKPVLLFNGRSGQIIGFDIFKSNTSPSGVIIAPMGSGKSVMANYFISNYRAVGAKVWTVDVGDSYEKTVEVLGGKYYKIGTDKNLTLNPFRGITWKEYNGLDDEVGLSFAKFQIFNFFKFLVSPNELLDPGMSGLVEEAIDTVVEEAVEKDVNNISYITIEDIQNEFKNIDEEHNTDLANRLIQFKKGKSYGAFFENGPEKYPFKFDNMLNGIEIVPMEKGGELLMTAIMLSIIGQVANYIYDPANMAEMKLLFLDEWRNYKDNPYLIPLIERMIRQIRKKYGALFLITQAFEDMYSNAPGITVKLDSMMAYKFVLNPSKEELQRLQGQQKTFFNEGIFTIAETVHTVKGKFSESLLISEDGGVTVIRLVLPYFQRMLFTTDPVDLNIIKKYKNKGHSDIEAIEMATKEKYQYA; the protein is encoded by the coding sequence ATGATAAAGGGAATGAATGTCGGCGGAGAAGGTCGAGTCCGTATCAGTGATTTTCTAAACTATCAAGGCTACGATCATCAAGAAGAGTTATATATCCTCAAGGACGGTAGTTTAGGGTTTGTTCTTGGATACCTACCTGTGGTTTATTTATCACCGACAAAAGTAAAACTACTTGCCGACGTTTACAATATCGATATCGTGAAGAAGAACGATGTCATGCAGGCTATTGGGCTTTCCAGCGGTTTTATCGATCCGTATCTGGAACGGTATATCGATATGAAAACTACCGATGATCCAGTACTGCAAAAAATTACCATAGACACCGTAACCTTCTTTCAAGACGCTGCTCGGGAAGGGTTTGATAAGAACAAGGACAATAAAGCCCGGGCTTACAGGGCATTGGTCTGTTATAAAACCGGCTCCGAATCCCTTATCAATGAAGCAAACAATGATCTGACCGCTTACGACCGCATTATAGAAATTAGGGAACGTATCTCTGAAATTTATAAGAACGCTGGTATTTTTACTTACAACGTGGATGAATTTATGCTCTCGATGATCGTAAGGGAATACTTAGGAGGTACGGAATTTAGAAAGGTCAATATTGACAGCGAGGGGGCGATACGCGGGGATTTAGCAGAAGAAATGCTGGACGGAGAATATTGGTTATACAGCGCGATCGACGACAACACGATTGAAATGCCCGCGAACAATGTCGCGCAGGTATTTACTGTGAAAACCATTCCCGACGAGGTATCCATAGACGATATCCCGCTTATCATGCGCGACCTGCAATCCGGAAACGAAGCTATCCCGCAGCTCCCGCAGAAATACATGATCGTTGCTACAACGTTAATGAGTAACCGGCAAGAAAAACTCGCCCAGATTGAGAAGGATTTATTTAAAAAAGATAGAACAAAGGGATTGAAAGGGGTGGGCGAAAAAATATCCATTCTTGAAGATCAATACGAAACGATGAGAACACAAAACGTATCGAAACACGATACGATTGTTACTGTGATCGTATACTCAAACGACAAGGTTGAAAAATCATCCCAGGTTGGGGCAACGGTCGAAAGCAGGTTTTCATCGTATGGATATAGTCTTCAAAAAGAAAAAATGCTGACGTTCGACCTGTTTTATTTTTCATTCCCGTTATCATTACCTTACGTTGATAAGACATGGGTGTATTTTAAGAGGTCAAGAGATTTATTCAATACGGTTATTTCCGCAATATCCCCGTATTACGGCGATTGGAATGGAAACACCGATAAACCTGTGTTATTATTCAATGGCCGCTCCGGTCAAATAATCGGCTTTGATATATTCAAGTCTAACACAAGCCCATCAGGAGTCATTATTGCGCCGATGGGAAGCGGAAAATCGGTAATGGCTAACTATTTTATTAGCAATTACAGGGCAGTAGGCGCTAAGGTGTGGACGGTTGACGTGGGAGACTCCTACGAAAAAACCGTCGAAGTATTGGGCGGGAAATACTACAAAATAGGGACGGATAAAAACCTTACGCTTAACCCGTTCCGCGGCATCACTTGGAAAGAATATAACGGTCTCGATGATGAAGTAGGGCTTTCTTTCGCTAAGTTCCAGATATTCAATTTCTTTAAATTTTTGGTATCCCCGAATGAGTTACTGGACCCTGGTATGTCCGGTTTGGTCGAAGAAGCGATTGATACCGTTGTAGAGGAAGCGGTAGAGAAAGACGTAAATAACATTAGTTACATCACTATCGAGGATATTCAAAATGAATTCAAGAACATTGATGAGGAACATAATACAGATTTAGCGAACCGCCTGATCCAGTTTAAAAAAGGGAAATCTTACGGTGCGTTTTTCGAGAACGGTCCGGAGAAATATCCCTTCAAGTTTGACAATATGCTCAATGGTATAGAAATAGTTCCAATGGAAAAAGGCGGCGAATTATTGATGACCGCGATCATGTTATCCATCATCGGACAGGTAGCAAACTATATCTACGATCCTGCAAACATGGCGGAAATGAAACTGTTATTTCTGGACGAATGGCGAAACTATAAGGATAATCCTTACTTGATACCCCTCATCGAAAGAATGATCCGCCAGATTAGAAAAAAATACGGTGCGTTATTTCTTATTACCCAAGCCTTCGAAGATATGTATTCCAACGCTCCCGGCATTACGGTAAAACTCGATTCAATGATGGCTTATAAGTTTGTGCTCAATCCGTCAAAAGAGGAATTGCAGCGTCTCCAAGGTCAACAGAAAACGTTTTTCAATGAAGGTATATTCACGATCGCTGAAACAGTGCATACCGTGAAAGGCAAGTTCTCCGAATCCCTTTTAATATCCGAAGATGGGGGCGTTACCGTAATACGCCTTGTATTGCCTTATTTCCAGCGAATGTTATTTACGACCGATCCTGTGGATTTGAATATAATTAAAAAGTACAAAAATAAAGGACATAGCGATATCGAAGCGATCGAAATGGCAACAAAAGAAAAGTACCAATATGCCTAA
- a CDS encoding DUF2895 family protein, which produces MAYEKQTKDQGKSSIDKYGNVLSKLVNMLYIVAILIVLLVVAVVCNSFVSFYAATHKSVIFTPPEITEPIALNEDTINIDFIWTLSLEVANWLQTWDASSYEGRISYVVNKYMHPKLKKKLSEELLSKDTIDQIKKTDKEQLWIPLEPMVDEENSVCIIKGKVDVFLKGVKVQTYQRELKLYYVQLGNKIVYVDVIQKDL; this is translated from the coding sequence ATGGCATATGAGAAACAAACCAAAGATCAAGGGAAAAGCAGTATTGATAAATACGGCAATGTATTATCGAAGTTAGTGAATATGCTTTACATTGTCGCTATCTTGATAGTTCTTCTTGTGGTAGCAGTAGTATGCAATTCTTTCGTGTCATTTTACGCTGCCACTCATAAAAGCGTAATATTCACCCCGCCGGAAATCACCGAACCCATTGCCTTAAACGAGGATACCATCAATATCGATTTTATATGGACGTTATCCCTTGAAGTCGCTAATTGGCTCCAGACATGGGATGCTTCCAGTTATGAAGGCCGGATATCTTATGTAGTCAATAAATATATGCACCCGAAATTGAAGAAAAAATTATCTGAGGAGCTTTTATCGAAAGACACGATTGATCAGATAAAAAAGACGGATAAGGAACAATTATGGATTCCTTTGGAACCAATGGTTGATGAAGAGAACTCCGTCTGTATCATAAAAGGTAAAGTCGATGTGTTTCTAAAAGGGGTCAAAGTACAAACTTACCAGCGTGAATTAAAACTATATTATGTGCAGTTGGGTAATAAAATAGTCTATGTTGATGTGATTCAGAAAGACTTATAG
- a CDS encoding FecR domain-containing protein, producing the protein MIKMTSEIKDLIYEIKRTKGHATGAIESLMGIYGKDFLREINYFGLPEKETKELVTSFFYNYIPAHFVDLSDRADFYSWGVGLLKQNAKRLHAMKKDEFKGRYEFVFAETDHANLRAKTFRTALSSVAGIMMVVGAVWLGTMYLGPKEQSYDLAKGGSASVENSSIVAVESSKYSVTKDGKNTTVKIQSGDLIFKVQHNDTTYKVETSLGDVTVVGTEFEVKFVSNAMTVNLYKGQVKITDKIKMTNVTLSTNNNQYFIYEKKNGNSITSKTNVMKENKKTGDEKEGSEKKTDYQKESEKEGVQGNENTKPNEIKQL; encoded by the coding sequence ATGATAAAAATGACAAGCGAGATTAAAGACCTGATTTACGAAATTAAGCGGACAAAGGGACACGCGACCGGCGCAATCGAAAGCCTGATGGGAATTTACGGAAAGGATTTCTTGCGCGAGATTAATTATTTCGGACTGCCTGAAAAAGAAACGAAAGAACTGGTTACGTCATTTTTTTATAACTACATCCCTGCGCATTTCGTCGATCTAAGCGATAGGGCTGATTTCTATTCATGGGGCGTCGGGTTACTCAAACAGAACGCGAAACGCCTTCATGCGATGAAAAAAGATGAATTTAAAGGCCGTTATGAATTCGTCTTCGCGGAAACGGATCACGCGAACCTGCGGGCTAAGACGTTCCGTACCGCCCTTTCTTCCGTTGCCGGGATTATGATGGTTGTCGGCGCGGTATGGCTGGGAACCATGTATCTTGGACCGAAAGAGCAGTCGTATGATCTGGCGAAGGGCGGCAGCGCTTCGGTTGAAAATTCGTCGATCGTCGCGGTAGAAAGTTCCAAGTATTCAGTTACAAAAGACGGCAAGAACACGACCGTTAAAATCCAGTCCGGTGACCTTATCTTTAAAGTCCAGCATAACGACACGACGTACAAAGTCGAAACTTCGTTGGGTGATGTTACCGTAGTCGGTACGGAGTTCGAGGTCAAATTCGTCTCAAATGCGATGACCGTAAACTTATATAAAGGTCAGGTAAAGATTACGGATAAAATCAAAATGACGAATGTTACTCTTTCGACGAATAATAATCAGTATTTCATTTATGAGAAGAAAAATGGTAATTCCATAACCTCAAAAACCAATGTCATGAAAGAGAATAAAAAGACAGGGGATGAGAAAGAGGGTAGTGAAAAGAAGACGGATTATCAAAAGGAATCCGAAAAAGAAGGCGTTCAGGGTAATGAAAATACAAAGCCTAACGAAATAAAACAGTTATAA
- a CDS encoding thermonuclease family protein, whose protein sequence is MSRTAFYSILFALLCLSRLEAYEVRVLYVIDGDTFTGVTNTGFYEKKDIIVFRLYGIDAPEKKQNYGLSSKTALFNLISGKQVEIIKDYGKDKYDRNIVLLTYSGTNICEEMIRMGSAWVYDYYCKDSFYKDWLILQEKAKKTGLGLWEDPNAVPPWVYRDK, encoded by the coding sequence ATGTCACGGACGGCATTTTATTCTATTCTATTCGCCTTGCTGTGTCTTTCGCGTTTAGAAGCCTATGAAGTGAGGGTTCTCTATGTCATTGACGGGGATACTTTCACCGGAGTAACAAATACCGGATTTTATGAGAAGAAGGATATCATTGTGTTCCGGCTGTACGGAATTGACGCTCCGGAGAAAAAGCAGAATTATGGGCTGTCTTCCAAGACCGCACTTTTCAATCTGATATCGGGAAAACAAGTAGAAATCATAAAAGATTACGGAAAAGATAAGTACGATAGGAATATCGTACTTCTTACATATTCCGGGACAAATATCTGCGAAGAAATGATCCGGATGGGTTCAGCGTGGGTATATGATTATTATTGCAAAGACAGCTTTTACAAAGACTGGTTAATATTGCAGGAAAAAGCAAAAAAAACAGGGCTTGGGCTGTGGGAAGACCCGAACGCAGTACCGCCCTGGGTTTACCGTGATAAATAA
- a CDS encoding DEAD/DEAH box helicase, translating into MQILYDGDIFTAQATINDAEYLTEAGFLWNSAKRVYWTDNKDIAFKLAGYFHPDVEDMIKKKEEKSKLLVRESAVIYSDYAVPSPNGRNLLPFQRAGVEFAMKRENTLIADEMGLGKTVEAIGVINCIKPSTVLILCPAIVKLNWQKELLRWTIPLFNYRISVVYGESKTHIEIGNNSITIVNYDILAYHVPVLRKTTFGLIIVDESHYIKNKTAQRTRAALKLKAKRKICLTGTPVMNRPHELWAQLKFLEAPKLPAYYPFIYEYAGAYRDNYGIKFDPKNIPFYKLSEYLRTTVMIRRLKKDVLKELPPKRRQVIEIEITDVETVNLVEKEWQEFEKMSRIRDLRERLSNTRDEHAETEFREQIKQLQENMESVHNIFVSNHNIGISKIPFAVHLIRDMMENVEKIVIFAHHTDVILALKDKLKPFNPLVLIGSMNQGERQYNIDLFQNTDLHRVIICSIKASGLGITLTRASTAVFVEESWSPAELQQAEDRLHRITQLSSVNIYYLLLNNSLEAHIAKSNIEKLEMIEGILD; encoded by the coding sequence ATGCAAATCCTGTATGACGGCGATATTTTCACGGCGCAGGCTACGATCAATGACGCGGAATACCTTACCGAAGCGGGATTTTTATGGAATTCCGCTAAACGGGTTTACTGGACGGATAATAAGGATATCGCGTTTAAGCTCGCAGGGTACTTTCATCCTGATGTAGAGGATATGATAAAAAAGAAAGAAGAGAAATCAAAACTTCTCGTCCGGGAAAGCGCTGTGATCTATTCCGATTATGCGGTTCCTTCTCCGAACGGGAGAAACCTTCTCCCGTTCCAGCGCGCCGGTGTGGAATTCGCCATGAAACGCGAGAACACCCTGATCGCCGACGAAATGGGGCTTGGTAAAACCGTCGAAGCGATCGGGGTTATCAACTGTATAAAGCCTTCTACTGTCCTCATCCTTTGCCCGGCTATTGTGAAACTCAACTGGCAGAAGGAACTTCTCCGGTGGACTATTCCCCTCTTTAACTACCGGATTTCCGTTGTCTATGGGGAATCGAAAACACATATTGAAATCGGGAATAATTCCATTACCATTGTAAATTATGATATTCTCGCCTATCATGTGCCGGTCCTTCGTAAAACTACTTTCGGCCTGATTATTGTCGATGAGAGCCATTATATCAAAAACAAGACCGCGCAGCGGACGCGAGCCGCGCTGAAGCTCAAGGCAAAGCGTAAAATATGCCTGACCGGTACGCCGGTTATGAACCGCCCGCACGAGTTATGGGCGCAGCTTAAATTCCTCGAAGCCCCCAAACTTCCAGCGTATTACCCGTTTATCTATGAATATGCCGGTGCTTACCGCGATAATTACGGCATCAAATTCGACCCGAAAAATATTCCGTTTTATAAACTATCCGAGTATCTCCGTACTACGGTTATGATCCGGAGATTAAAAAAAGATGTTCTCAAGGAACTCCCGCCTAAACGAAGACAGGTGATAGAGATTGAAATTACGGATGTTGAAACGGTAAATTTAGTCGAAAAGGAATGGCAAGAGTTCGAGAAAATGTCGCGTATCCGGGATCTCCGTGAAAGATTGTCCAATACCCGAGACGAACACGCGGAAACGGAATTCCGTGAACAAATCAAGCAGCTCCAAGAGAATATGGAGTCTGTTCATAACATTTTCGTGAGCAATCATAATATTGGAATTTCAAAAATTCCTTTCGCGGTACACCTAATCCGTGATATGATGGAAAACGTCGAGAAAATAGTTATATTCGCCCATCATACTGATGTTATCCTGGCTTTAAAGGATAAACTGAAACCCTTCAATCCGCTCGTACTGATCGGTTCGATGAATCAAGGTGAAAGGCAATACAATATCGACCTTTTCCAGAATACGGACCTTCACCGCGTCATTATCTGCTCTATCAAGGCAAGCGGCCTCGGGATCACTTTAACCCGCGCTTCTACCGCTGTATTCGTCGAGGAATCCTGGTCTCCGGCAGAGCTCCAGCAGGCGGAAGACCGGCTTCACCGGATTACTCAACTGTCATCGGTGAATATTTATTACCTTCTCCTCAATAATTCTCTTGAAGCACATATCGCTAAATCGAATATCGAAAAGCTGGAAATGATCGAGGGTATTTTGGATTAA
- a CDS encoding replication initiation protein, producing the protein MAKKDPKKYLIRQSNLLSFSRHDLNSVEKRILYLIVARIKPDDKDFHDYTFTIKELVEGLDIGADNHTFLIETTEKLMKKVYQIPMEDSKDLIIAPISSAVHDKLLHTLTFRFDPNMKPHYMELKKNYTQYQLEIVIGLKSVYSQKFYEMAKSIANKGDPTVRYSIAEWRYLLFIEPNEYKLYADMKRKIFNVAQKELDEKTDIHIEFKEEKSGHNVNWVWMEVHKIDNEEQRQEWIRQTKFNQLPKKVREQLLLKSGATVKKSINDIASNVEARKKAIEEAEELGLFDKIPAESVNTDEE; encoded by the coding sequence ATGGCAAAAAAGGACCCGAAAAAATACCTAATCAGACAATCAAATCTATTATCATTTTCAAGACATGACCTTAATTCAGTAGAAAAAAGAATCTTATACTTGATTGTAGCTCGAATCAAACCTGATGATAAGGATTTCCATGATTATACGTTTACCATAAAAGAACTTGTCGAAGGTTTAGATATAGGGGCTGACAATCATACTTTTTTAATAGAGACTACTGAAAAATTAATGAAAAAAGTCTATCAAATCCCGATGGAAGATTCGAAAGACTTGATCATCGCTCCAATATCAAGCGCGGTTCACGATAAATTATTACACACATTGACCTTTCGCTTCGATCCTAATATGAAACCACACTACATGGAACTTAAAAAAAACTACACTCAATACCAATTAGAAATAGTAATTGGTTTAAAAAGTGTCTATTCACAAAAATTCTATGAGATGGCTAAAAGTATAGCGAATAAAGGTGATCCGACAGTTCGTTATAGTATTGCAGAGTGGCGTTACCTTCTTTTCATTGAACCGAACGAATACAAGCTTTATGCTGATATGAAGCGTAAAATATTCAATGTAGCACAGAAAGAATTGGATGAAAAGACTGATATTCACATTGAATTTAAAGAAGAAAAATCCGGACATAATGTGAATTGGGTATGGATGGAAGTTCACAAAATTGATAACGAAGAACAGCGTCAGGAATGGATAAGGCAGACAAAATTCAATCAGCTTCCAAAAAAAGTCCGAGAACAGTTATTATTAAAATCCGGGGCTACCGTCAAAAAAAGTATAAATGATATAGCTTCTAATGTAGAAGCCCGTAAAAAGGCTATTGAAGAAGCGGAAGAATTGGGTTTATTTGATAAAATCCCGGCTGAATCTGTAAATACAGATGAAGAATAG
- a CDS encoding DEAD/DEAH box helicase codes for MHYVADSIFDLPASGSFDWKPTKTRKEEKKELRPYQISSAEAVEKAFQEFDKTLLVLPTGCGKTVIFADLIDRWWKENRYQSLVLAHRSELIDQAATKIRAQAGIIPGIEKADKYAYIDIPVVIASVQTLTGKRLKKYPTDTFKRIIVDEAHHAIAPSYKNILNYFNGAKVLGVTATPDRADNRELGSYFESIAYQYLLTDAIKDGWLVPIIGRRVQDFSIDLSELRTAIGDFLESELEQIIEKYISPICTSIIKETAGLKTMIFLPSVKSSELVAHVLRTKGINASFLSGSSTEYERMNVLDKFKDGKITHLCNCNLFLEGFDEPSIEAVVMARPTLSRTVYAQAIGRGTRIHPGKNELLLVEFTYNYEKHKLVNVYEIFAGKGYEQKVRDAAEKRSDGKRDINFLEELEEARKDTYDIDRIMERVSSMDPHGFVTYDPFALCDLHGVDLSGEFNIEWQGRKLTGHATPKQIAFLDGKGIQYANTLSKAQASILIDMIAKNGWKVPVNV; via the coding sequence GTGCATTATGTAGCTGATTCTATTTTCGATTTACCCGCTTCCGGAAGTTTTGACTGGAAACCGACTAAAACGCGGAAAGAAGAAAAGAAAGAACTCCGGCCTTATCAGATCTCTTCAGCGGAAGCGGTAGAAAAGGCTTTTCAAGAGTTCGATAAAACGCTTCTTGTGTTACCTACCGGATGCGGGAAAACGGTTATTTTTGCCGATCTTATCGACAGATGGTGGAAAGAAAACCGGTATCAATCACTTGTGCTTGCTCATCGCAGCGAATTAATCGATCAGGCCGCGACGAAAATAAGGGCGCAAGCCGGTATCATTCCCGGTATTGAAAAAGCGGATAAATACGCATATATCGATATTCCCGTCGTTATCGCGAGCGTTCAAACATTGACCGGGAAGCGGCTGAAAAAATATCCAACAGATACTTTTAAGCGGATTATCGTTGATGAAGCGCATCACGCGATCGCGCCGAGTTATAAAAACATCCTGAACTATTTTAACGGCGCAAAGGTGCTCGGAGTTACCGCTACTCCTGACCGGGCGGATAACCGTGAGCTCGGGTCATATTTTGAGAGTATCGCGTACCAATACCTGCTTACCGACGCTATAAAAGACGGTTGGCTTGTTCCTATCATCGGGCGGCGAGTTCAGGATTTTTCGATCGATTTATCAGAACTCCGGACAGCGATCGGGGACTTCCTTGAGAGCGAATTGGAACAAATCATCGAAAAATATATCAGTCCTATCTGCACTTCCATCATCAAGGAAACCGCGGGACTGAAAACGATGATCTTTCTTCCGAGCGTCAAATCGTCCGAACTGGTAGCGCATGTACTCCGGACGAAAGGGATTAATGCGTCTTTTCTTTCCGGTTCCTCGACCGAATATGAAAGAATGAACGTCCTGGATAAATTCAAGGATGGAAAGATTACGCATTTATGTAACTGCAACCTTTTCCTTGAGGGGTTCGATGAACCCTCGATAGAAGCGGTCGTCATGGCTCGTCCTACCCTATCCCGGACGGTCTATGCCCAGGCAATCGGGCGCGGAACCCGTATTCACCCCGGTAAAAACGAACTTCTCCTGGTTGAATTCACGTATAACTATGAGAAGCATAAACTCGTGAATGTGTATGAGATATTCGCCGGGAAAGGCTACGAACAGAAAGTCCGTGACGCGGCAGAGAAGCGTTCTGACGGAAAGCGCGATATCAATTTTCTCGAAGAACTCGAAGAAGCGCGTAAAGATACATACGATATCGACCGAATTATGGAACGGGTGTCTTCGATGGATCCGCACGGGTTTGTCACTTACGATCCTTTCGCTTTATGCGATCTTCACGGGGTCGATTTGTCAGGGGAATTCAATATTGAATGGCAGGGTAGAAAATTGACCGGGCACGCCACTCCTAAACAAATTGCTTTTCTTGATGGAAAAGGTATCCAGTACGCGAATACCTTATCTAAAGCCCAAGCATCTATTCTAATCGATATGATCGCGAAGAACGGCTGGAAAGTCCCGGTAAACGTATAG
- a CDS encoding CCA tRNA nucleotidyltransferase, giving the protein MKNSIPVHVREIADILSENHHEAYLVGGCVRDLIMNTTPRDYDFTTEARPDTVMKIFKGLGYLVVPIGIQHGTVTVFIDGIGYEITTFRAESTYSDKRHPDEVVFSNTLEEDLIRRDFTINAIAYDVINNRIIDPMNGQADIRDKVIRTIGDPDIRFNEDALRLIRAIRFSVKLGFQIEQDTYEALIRQFAGIRFISKERINDELSQILLTGKPEYGIRLLKDTGLLAEILPEIDRLDTVEQNNPFHIFNVFDHTMKSLSASVRDLSVRLAVLLHDTGKADTRTTDEEGVDHFIGHAEKSEEITRNVLNRLRFDGKTVAEVTKLVLYHDEQFPRTIGRFKGKLRDMNVDIEKLLQVKTADVAGQNPDTSYDKMEEIGRIRDTYNKVIYEKQPYLLSHLTVNGKDILNRIPQMQGKLIGSTLQYLLEQAIANPAVNNPDKLLELAERYFSRSPGMNIGDKGPIPGKGLRL; this is encoded by the coding sequence ATGAAGAATAGTATTCCCGTTCATGTCAGAGAAATCGCTGATATACTGAGCGAAAATCATCACGAGGCATACCTTGTCGGAGGCTGTGTTCGGGACCTCATTATGAATACTACGCCCAGGGATTACGATTTTACCACTGAAGCAAGGCCGGATACCGTAATGAAAATATTCAAGGGTCTCGGGTATCTTGTAGTCCCGATTGGAATCCAGCATGGTACGGTAACCGTGTTTATCGATGGAATAGGTTATGAAATTACCACGTTCAGGGCTGAAAGTACCTATTCCGATAAACGCCATCCGGATGAAGTCGTATTCTCGAATACTCTCGAAGAAGACCTGATCCGCAGGGATTTTACGATCAACGCCATAGCTTATGACGTAATAAATAACAGGATTATCGACCCGATGAACGGGCAGGCCGATATCCGGGATAAAGTAATCAGAACGATCGGCGACCCTGATATCCGTTTCAACGAAGACGCGCTCAGGCTTATCCGGGCTATCCGGTTTTCCGTAAAGCTCGGCTTTCAGATCGAACAGGATACCTATGAAGCTTTAATCCGTCAATTTGCCGGTATCAGATTTATCTCCAAAGAAAGAATTAATGACGAACTATCCCAAATTCTTCTTACTGGAAAACCGGAATATGGGATACGGCTTTTAAAAGATACCGGGCTTCTCGCTGAAATTCTGCCGGAAATCGACCGGCTCGATACGGTAGAGCAGAATAATCCTTTTCATATTTTCAACGTTTTCGATCATACCATGAAGTCGCTTTCGGCGTCGGTTCGGGATTTATCCGTCCGGCTGGCAGTATTACTGCACGATACCGGGAAAGCGGATACCAGGACGACCGATGAAGAAGGTGTAGATCACTTCATCGGCCACGCTGAGAAGTCCGAAGAGATAACCCGAAACGTCCTTAACCGGCTCCGCTTCGACGGGAAAACCGTGGCGGAAGTCACAAAACTCGTTCTTTACCATGACGAACAGTTTCCCCGGACGATCGGACGGTTTAAAGGGAAACTCCGGGATATGAATGTCGATATCGAGAAACTTCTTCAGGTGAAGACCGCGGACGTTGCGGGACAGAACCCGGACACTTCGTATGATAAAATGGAAGAAATCGGGCGTATCCGGGACACATATAACAAGGTGATTTATGAAAAACAGCCGTACCTTTTAAGTCATCTTACAGTCAACGGGAAGGATATTCTTAACCGGATTCCGCAAATGCAGGGTAAATTAATCGGTTCGACGCTTCAATATCTGCTCGAACAGGCTATCGCTAACCCGGCGGTTAATAACCCGGATAAACTCCTTGAGCTCGCGGAACGGTATTTCTCCAGGAGTCCCGGAATGAATATCGGGGATAAAGGACCGATCCCCGGAAAAGGATTACGTCTATAA
- a CDS encoding exonuclease, producing MSHFMFDVETTGPAPGLYSMIQVGVILLTKDFKTDTFFYGEFQPISLNYLPEALKVTGVSWDNALLYPDPEKTTKAMYQFIMDHKKGRPFFISDCGQDWNFVNYYLWRYCEDNPFGHSSINLGSLYKGWKNDMFSSFKHLRKTAHTHNPVDDARGNAEALYEMIRQGFMYVI from the coding sequence ATGTCCCACTTTATGTTTGACGTTGAAACAACCGGTCCCGCACCTGGACTTTATTCTATGATACAAGTCGGGGTTATATTACTCACAAAAGACTTTAAAACCGATACTTTCTTTTACGGTGAGTTTCAGCCTATCTCCCTGAATTATCTCCCGGAAGCCCTCAAAGTAACCGGCGTGTCCTGGGATAACGCCCTGCTCTACCCAGATCCCGAGAAGACTACTAAAGCAATGTACCAGTTTATCATGGATCACAAGAAAGGACGTCCTTTCTTCATTTCCGACTGCGGCCAGGACTGGAATTTCGTAAATTATTACCTATGGCGTTACTGCGAGGATAACCCCTTCGGACATTCATCCATCAATCTTGGGTCTTTGTATAAGGGATGGAAGAATGATATGTTCAGCAGCTTCAAACACCTTCGTAAAACCGCGCATACCCACAATCCCGTTGACGATGCCCGGGGAAACGCTGAAGCTTTGTACGAGATGATTCGTCAGGGTTTCATGTATGTTATATAG